One segment of Moorella sp. E308F DNA contains the following:
- a CDS encoding DUF1515 family protein — protein MQRIVQTAQAINETAVTREGETQVDWQEKYLDKLDRDIGEIKQSLQATEERIAAMVSQTLGEIRDRDNQRHAEVQTIRADMQAIRSDNEETRRWIIGMAIATILGIAAMVVTVLLK, from the coding sequence ATGCAAAGAATTGTCCAAACGGCGCAGGCAATTAATGAAACAGCCGTTACCCGGGAAGGGGAGACTCAGGTGGACTGGCAGGAGAAATATCTCGATAAGCTGGACCGTGATATCGGCGAAATCAAGCAATCGCTGCAAGCTACCGAGGAGCGTATTGCCGCTATGGTGAGCCAGACCCTGGGTGAAATCCGCGACCGCGATAATCAGCGGCACGCAGAGGTTCAGACCATCAGGGCCGACATGCAGGCTATACGTTCGGATAACGAGGAGACCCGCCGCTGGATAATAGGGATGGCTATAGCTACGATCCTGGGTATAGCTGCAATGGTTGTTACTGTTCTACTAAAGTGA